The following are encoded together in the Ketobacter sp. MCCC 1A13808 genome:
- a CDS encoding response regulator transcription factor, translated as MDTCKSVLLVDDDPVFLQTLGRSLQRKQFHVTMLSESTAALAAIEASRFDLVLLDLNLAGESGLKLLIDMLRIQPEARIVMLTAYASVATAVDAIKRGADNYLCKPIKTSDIVALFEAEPIAADEEEVEPEHPMSVDRLEWEHVQRVLMENDGNISATARALNMHRRTLQRKLQKRPVKK; from the coding sequence ATGGACACGTGCAAATCCGTTTTATTAGTAGATGATGATCCGGTGTTTTTGCAGACTCTGGGTCGCTCGCTGCAACGTAAGCAATTTCACGTGACAATGCTGAGTGAATCTACTGCGGCCCTGGCTGCGATCGAAGCCAGCCGTTTTGATCTGGTTCTGTTGGATTTGAATCTGGCCGGTGAGAGCGGGTTAAAGCTTTTGATCGACATGTTACGCATTCAGCCCGAAGCCCGCATTGTGATGCTGACCGCTTACGCCAGCGTTGCCACCGCGGTGGACGCGATAAAGCGGGGTGCGGACAACTATTTGTGTAAGCCGATCAAAACCAGCGACATTGTTGCGCTGTTTGAAGCGGAGCCGATAGCCGCGGATGAGGAAGAAGTGGAACCGGAGCACCCGATGTCGGTGGACCGCCTGGAATGGGAGCACGTGCAACGGGTTTTGATGGAAAACGATGGCAATATATCGGCCACGGCGCGTGCGCTGAATATGCATCGCCGGACGCTGCAGCGCAAACTGCAAAAGCGTCCGGTGAAAAAATAG
- a CDS encoding sensor histidine kinase produces MIEPCWIRQSIQQKSLHYLSWYMFSLVLVMVVSATAFYYQDITLPSSIYWLLMPLQFVLALITFAAARHRTSVRVGLYLLLVLASILLLGWYLFATGGHTNPVISLLLVPLALSAALLGWQSTGIIAIAVLALYTLLTQVYIPLQAHGHHSSHFMQLHLIGMWLTFALSVLLLVSLVLPLALSGRRQQRLIAQQREQMLQDEKLVTLATFAASAAHKLGTPLSTLSVLTEDLKEVLSERGEWQQEADLMAQQIDVCKTTLHELMNRADKLRNNAREPMNVANLIKQLREQFNLLYPLRTLKVEADNIFHEQVLADDTLLQALLNLLDNAARVSEHDPELQADVVQQQVRFRIRDHGPGIPDAIKNQLGEPFVTSREDGLGLGLFLSHATINRLGGTISLMASELGTVMEVTLPLAGE; encoded by the coding sequence ATGATTGAACCTTGCTGGATACGCCAATCGATACAACAAAAGAGTCTGCATTACCTGTCCTGGTATATGTTCAGTCTGGTGTTGGTGATGGTGGTGTCTGCCACCGCATTTTATTACCAAGACATAACCTTACCGTCGTCGATCTACTGGTTGTTGATGCCGCTGCAGTTTGTGCTGGCACTCATCACCTTCGCAGCGGCCCGGCACCGAACGTCCGTTCGTGTGGGTTTGTATTTATTGTTGGTGCTGGCCTCTATCCTGTTGCTGGGTTGGTATTTATTCGCCACCGGCGGCCATACTAATCCGGTTATTTCCTTATTGCTGGTACCGCTGGCGCTAAGCGCAGCGTTGTTGGGGTGGCAGTCCACCGGCATCATCGCGATTGCGGTGCTTGCTCTTTATACCTTGCTCACTCAGGTGTATATTCCGCTGCAGGCGCACGGTCATCACAGCAGTCATTTTATGCAGCTGCATTTGATCGGTATGTGGTTGACGTTCGCATTATCGGTGTTGTTGCTGGTGAGTTTGGTGCTGCCGTTAGCCCTGTCCGGTCGTCGGCAACAGCGCCTGATTGCGCAGCAGCGCGAGCAGATGTTGCAGGATGAAAAGCTAGTAACGCTGGCGACCTTTGCCGCCAGTGCTGCGCATAAACTAGGAACGCCGCTTTCCACTTTGTCTGTGTTGACTGAAGACTTAAAAGAGGTATTAAGCGAGCGTGGTGAGTGGCAGCAGGAAGCCGACCTGATGGCGCAACAAATTGATGTATGTAAAACCACCTTGCACGAATTGATGAATCGGGCAGACAAGTTGCGTAATAACGCCCGTGAGCCAATGAACGTTGCCAATTTAATAAAGCAGCTGCGGGAGCAATTTAATTTGCTCTATCCGTTGCGCACATTAAAAGTCGAAGCAGATAATATTTTCCATGAACAGGTGTTGGCGGACGATACCCTATTGCAGGCGTTATTAAACCTGCTGGATAATGCGGCCCGGGTCAGTGAGCATGACCCTGAATTGCAGGCCGATGTTGTGCAACAACAGGTGCGCTTCCGCATTCGGGATCACGGGCCGGGCATCCCCGATGCCATCAAAAACCAGCTGGGGGAACCCTTTGTTACGTCGCGGGAAGATGGCCTCGGTCTGGGTCTGTTTCTGTCCCATGCCACTATTAACCGCCTTGGGGGTACCATTAGTTTAATGGCGTCGGAGCTGGGTACGGTTATGGAAGTCACCTTGCCATTGGCCGGGGAGTAG